A single region of the Glycine max cultivar Williams 82 chromosome 20, Glycine_max_v4.0, whole genome shotgun sequence genome encodes:
- the LOC100817348 gene encoding chlorophyll a-b binding protein CP26, chloroplastic, with product MNPTWLLHVHQTMHIVSSSSFSPFENMASLAASTAAMSEMLGNPVSLRGATRSAPSPSTPVTFKTVALFSKKKAAPPPPKKKPAAVSPANEELAKWYGPDRRIFLPEGLLDRSEIPEYLTGEVPGDYGYDPFGLSKKPEDFAKYQAFELIHARWAMLGAAGFIIPEAFNKYGANCGPEAVWFKTGALLLDGGTLNYFGKPIPINLIVAVVAEIVLVGGAEYYRIINGLDLEDKLHPGGPFDPLGLAKDPDQAALLKVKEIKNGRLAMFAMLGFYFQAYVTGEGPVENLAKHLSDPFGNNLLTVIAGSVERAPTL from the exons ATGAATCCTACGTGGCTCTTGCACGTCCACCAAACCATGCATATAGTATCTTCCTCTTCGTTCTCACCTTTCGAAAACATGGCTTCCCTGGCGGCTTCCACCGCAGCTATGTCAGAAATGCTTGGAAACCCCGTGAGCCTGAGAGGCGCCACCAGGTCTGCTCCATCACCGTCTACACCTGTTACTTTCAAGACCGTTGCGCTTTTCTCCAAGAAGAAGGCAGCACCACCTCCTCCAAAGAAAAAGCCTGCTGCTGTATCCCCCGCCAATGAGGAACTCGCCAAGTGGTATG GTCCTGACAGAAGGATCTTCTTGCCTGAGGGTCTCTTGGACCGATCAGAGATCCCCGAGTACTTGACCGGAGAAGTGCCTGGAGA TTATGGTTATGACCCGTTTGGTCTTAGCAAGAAGCCAGAGGACTTCGCCAA ATACCAGGCGTTTGAGTTGATTCATGCCAGATGGGCAATGCTTGGTGCTGCTGGATTCATCATTCCTGAGGCCTTTAACAAATACGGAGCTAACTGTGGTCCTGAGGCTGTTTGGTTCAAG ACCGGAGCTTTGCTTCTTGATGGGGGTACGTTGAACTACTTCGGGAAACCCATCCCCATCAATCttattgttgctgttgttgctgaGATAGTTCTTGTGGGTGGTGCTGAGTACTACAGAATAATTAATGGCCTG GATTTGGAAGACAAGCTTCATCCAGGTGGTCCATTTGACCCATTGGGCCTAGCAAAGGATCCAGACCAAGCTGCACTTCTAAAGGTGAAGGAAATTAAGAATGGTAGGCTTGCAATGTTTGCAATGCTTGGTTTCTACTTCCAAGCTTATGTCACTGGAGAAGGTCCAGTTGAGAACTTAGCAAAACATCTCAGTGACCCTTTTGGTAATAACCTGCTCACTGTGATTGCTGGCTCCGTTGAGAGGGCTCCAACTCTGTAA